Proteins found in one Salvia splendens isolate huo1 chromosome 10, SspV2, whole genome shotgun sequence genomic segment:
- the LOC121752153 gene encoding protein DETOXIFICATION 45, chloroplastic-like has translation MAAAQLAAGTAVSCGLPKETNKLYSLAVSSKGFRCSVGKRRSFGAKLLLPSPIIRRREIFPRLNCQLRPDCNVESDDVGETVALKQEPLSLDSNGGPSELNGAVSSQISEKREATTDNAASNVRRELVMLSLPAIGGQAIDPIVQLLETAYIGRLGAVELGSAGVSISLFNIISKLFNIPLLSVATSFVAEDIAKNASKPSTNNAVEKMQLSSVSTALFLAVGIGIFEATALVLGSGPLLSLMGISPASSMRAHAQRFLILRALGAPAFVVSLALQGIFRGFKDTTTPVYCLGFGNFTAILLFPLFMHYFQLGVNGAAISTVISQYIVTFSMVWCLNKRAVLLPPKLGELQFGNYLKSGGFLIGRTLAVLLTMTLGTSMAARLGPVAMSAHQICTQVWLAVSLLTDALGAAAQALVASYISKKEYANVKDVTQFVLKIGLVTGISLAVILGFSFSSLAPIFTKDAEVLRIVRTGVLFVCASQPINALAFILDGLYYGVSDFRFAAISMMGSGAISCVVLLYAPKLVGLPGVWFGLTLLMALRTAAGFIRLSQRSGPWWFLHSDLNKVKLV, from the exons ATGGCGGCCGCCCAGCTCGCTGCTGGCACTGCGGTTTCTTGCGGCTTACCCAAGGAAACCAACAAATTGTATTCTTTGGCGGTAAGCTCGAAAGGGTTTCGGTGTTCGGTGGGAAAAAGAAGAAGCTTTGGGGCAAAATTGTTGCTGCCATCTCCAATTATTCGACGGAGGGAGATTTTTCCAAGACTGAATTGTCAGTTAAGGCCGGATTGCAACGTGGAGTCTGATGACGTGGGGGAGACTGTTGCTCTTAAACAAGAACCCCTCTCCCTAGACTCAAATGGAGGGCCTAG TGAATTGAATGGGGCTGTCTCTTCTCAAATAAGTGAGAAGAGGGAAGCTACTACTGATAATGCTGCAAGCAATGTTAGGCGCGAGCTTGTGATGTTGTCGTTACCAGCAATTGGTGGGCAGGCGATTGATCCGATTGTGCAACTGTTGGAGACTGCCTATATTGGTCGTTTGG GTGCTGTGGAGTTGGGTTCTGCTGGAGTCTCCATCTCACTCTTCAACATAATCTCGAAGCTTTTCAATATTCCCCTCCTCAGTGTTGCTACTTCTTTCGTGGCTGAAGACATTGCAAAGAATGCAAGCAAACCCTCAACCAATAATGCAGTAGAAAAGATGCAGCTATCTTCAGTGTCGACAGCTCTGTTTTTAGCTGTTGGCATTGGCATCTTTGAAGCTACGGCACTTGTTTTGGGATCTGGACCTCTTCTCAGTTTGATGGGCATATCACCG GCTTCTTCAATGCGTGCTCATGCACAGAGGTTTCTTATCCTGAGGGCCCTAGGTGCTCCTGCTTTTGTTGTTTCTTTGGCCCTTCAAGGCATTTTTCGCGGCTTCAAGGATACAACAACGCCTGTATACTGTTTAG GATTTGGAAATTTTACAGCTATACTCCTCTTTCCCCTGTTTATGCATTATTTTCAGTTAGGTGTCAATGGAGCTGCAATTTCCACCGTTATCTCTCA ATACATTGTCACCTTCTCAATGGTATGGTGTCTTAACAAGAGAGCGGTATTATTGCCTCCAAAGCTCGGCGAACTGCAGTTTGGTAATTATCTGAAATCAG GTGGTTTTCTAATTGGGAGGACTCTTGCTGTTCTTCTCACGATGACACTTGGTACATCCATGGCGGCTCGCCTGGGCCCCGTAGCTATGTCTGCTCATCAAATTTGCACCCAAGTTTGGCTTGCTGTATCACTACTTACTGATGCACTTGGAGCAGCAGCTCAG GCCTTGGTCGCCAGTTACATATCCAAAAAAGAGTATGCTAACGTGAAGGATGTCACTCAGTTTGTATTAAAG ATTGGTCTTGTTACTGGCATTTCCTTGGCTGTGATACTAGGTTTTTCTTTTAGTTCATTGGCTCCGATATTTACCAAGGATGCTGAAGTCTTGAGGATCGTTAGAACTGGTGTCCTG TTTGTCTGTGCCAGCCAACCTATAAATGCTCTAGCTTTTATACTTGATGGTCTCTACTATGGTGTCTCGGATTTCCGTTTCGCTGCAATCTCAATG ATGGGGTCTGGTGCAATATCATGTGTGGTTTTGCTATATGCTCCTAAGCTTGTTGGTCTTCCCGGTGTTTGGTTCGGTCTGACTCTTTTAATGGCACTGAGAACAGCAGCTGGATTCATCAG ATTGTCACAACGTAGTGGCCCGTGGTGGTTCCTCCACAGCGATCTTAACAAAGTCAAG CTTGTATGA
- the LOC121752154 gene encoding isocitrate dehydrogenase [NAD] regulatory subunit 1, mitochondrial-like — translation MSRRTLPIVRNLLSARFPTRSITYMPSPGDGSPRPVTLIPGDGVGPLVTDAVEQVMEAMHAPVYFERYDVRGDMNNVPPEVLESIKKNKVCLKGGLRTPVGGGVSSLNMILRKELDLYASLVHCFNLPGLPTRHDNVDIVVIRENTEGEYAGLEHEVIPGVVESLKVITKFCSERIAKYAFEYAYLNHRKKVTAVHKANIMKLADGLFLESCREVASKYPSIEYNEMIVDNCSMQLVSKPEQFDVMVTPNLYGNLVANTAAGIAGGTGFMPGGNVGADHAIFEQGASAGNVGNDKLLVQKKANPVALLLSSAMMLRHLQFPSFADRLEIAVKRVVEEGKYRTKDLGGNCTTQEVVDAVLANLE, via the exons ATGTCTCGCCGCACGCTCCCGATCGTCAGGAATCTCCTCTCCGCCCGATTCCCCACGCGATCCATCACCTACATGCCCAGCCCCGGCGACGGATCTCCCCGCCCCGTCACTCTGATCCCTGGAGACGGCGTCGGCCCGCTCGTGACCGACGCTGTCGAACAGGTCATGGAGGCGATGCACGCGCCCGTGTATTTCGAGAGGTATGACGTGCGAGGCGACATGAATAACGTGCCGCCGGAGGTGCTCGAATCGATTAAGAAGAATAAGGTGTGCCTGAAAGGAGGATTGAGGACTCCCGTGGGCGGAGGGGTGAGCTCTCTGAATATGATTTTGAGGAAGGAGCTCGATCTCTATGCCTCGCTCGTCCACTGCTTTAATCTGCCCGGGCTCCCCACGCGCCACGATAATGTAGATATTGTCGTGATCCGGGAGAATACTGAGGGAGAGTACGCCGGTCTTGAGCATGAGGTTATTCCCGGTGTAGTTGAAAGCCTTAAG GTGATAACAAAGTTCTGTTCAGAACGGATTGCAAAATATGCTTTCGAGTATGCCTATCTCAACCACCGGAAGAAAGTGACAGCTGTGCACAAAGCTAACATCATGAAGCTTGCTGATGGTCTATTTTTAGAATCCTGTCGCGAAGTTGCTAGCAAATATCCCAGTATCGAGTACAATGAGATGATTGTGGATAACTGCTCAATGCAACTTGTTTCCAAGCCAGAGCAATTTGATGTGATG GTTACTCCAAACCTTTATGGGAATCTGGTTGCAAATACAGCTGCTGGTATAGCAGGTGGTACTGGTTTCATGCCTGGAG GGAATGTGGGCGCTGATCATGCGATATTTGAGCAAGGGGCTTCTGCAGGTAATGTGGGTAATGACAAATTACTGGTGCAAAAGAAGGCTAATCCGGTGGCTCTGCTTCTTTCATCGGCTATGATGCTGAGACACCTGCAGTTTCCTTCATTTGCGGACCGATTGGAGATTGCAGTGAAGCGCGTAGTAGAAGAAGGTAAATACCGAACCAAAGATCTTGGAGGAAACTGTACCACCCAGGAAGTTGTGGATGCTGTCCTAGCAAATCTGGAGTGA